The Halorussus gelatinilyticus genome contains the following window.
ACGGCGGACAGTCGGATAAGCGCTGCCGATAACCAACTCTACATTTGGAAAAGATTGCTATAAAAACTTCTAGAGGCGATATATCTGTCTCAGGACTGCCTATAAATGAGATTCCGCTGAATCTCGTTGGCCCCTTCGTAGACCACCGGGATGCGAACGTCGCGGTAGACCCGCGCGATGCGCCGGTCGGTCAGAATCGAGCGCCCGCCGTGGAACTGCATCCCCTGCTCGGCGCAGTCGGTCGCGACCTCGGTCGCCTTCGTCTTCGCCATCGCGGCCCACAGTCCCGCGTCGTCGCCGTCGCGGACCTTCTCGGCGGCGCGGTAGGTCAGCGCGCGGGCCGACTCGAACTCCATGCGCATGTCGGCGAGGCCGTGCTGGACCGCCTGAAAGTCCGCGATGGTGCGTCCGAACTCCTCGCGGCCGTGGACGAACTCCCACGCCTCCTCGATGGCGGCCGCGGCGAGACCGAGGCCGTGCCCGGCCACGACCGTCCGGCCGTGGTTGAAGAACTCCGCGAGGAGCATGAAGCCGGCGCCCTCGTAGCCCACCAGATTCTCGTCGGGAATCCGGCAGTCGTCGAAGACGATGTGGGCCTGCTTGCTCGCGCGCATCCCCATCTTCTCGGGGATGTGTTCGGCGTCGTACCCCTCGGTGTCCGTGGGCACGATGAACAGCGAGTGGTTGCCGTAGCGGTTGTCCTCGTCGTCGCCGGTCCGGGCGTAGACGGTCAGCCAGTCGCCCTCGACGCCGTTTCCGATCCAGTACTTCTCGCCGTTCAGCACCCACTCGCCGGTCTCCTCGTCCTTCTCCGCCGTCGTCTGCATCCCCGACAGGTCGCTCCCCGTGTCGGGTTCCGAGACGGCGAGGCCGGTTATCTGGTCGCCCTCGGCGACCGGGCGCAGGTACTCCTCTTTCTGGTCGTCGGTCCCGTGGGCCTCCACGATTTCCGCGCCGAAACTGGCGAGTTGGAGCGTGAGCGCGATGCCGGCGTCCGCGCGGAACCACTCCTCGGCGACGGCGAGCATCTGCACCACGTCGAAGCCGCGGCCGCCCAAGTCCTCGCCGAGGTCTTGCGCGACGAGTCCGGCGTCCTGTCCGGCTTCGAGGATGTCCTCGGGGTACGTCGCCTCGCGGAAGTACTCCTCGGCGTTGGGTGCGATGTACTCCTCGGCGAACTCTCGGGCTTCGTGCTTGACGTCGCGGGCGTACTCCGGAACGATGTCGTCTGCGAGGAGTTCCATACGGAGTGCAAGGACTGTACGGGGTTATATTTCGGGGCTGTCGGGTGGTACGGTTTCACAGAACCGGCGGAGTAGCGAGAAATCGCAGACTCACTCCTCGGTGCAACCGGAGAGTCGGCAGGAAGCTAGCTTCAGGCGAGACGCGTCGCGTCTCGCCGCCTCGTCTCCCTTACTCCTCGTCCGGCGCGGCTTCCTCGGGCACGCGGCCCTCGACCAGCGATTCGTCGCTGTACTCCTCGCGCAGAACCTTCTTGTCGAACTTCCCGGTCGCGGTCTTGGGCACCTCGTCGATGAAGACGAGTTCGTCGGGCGTCCACCAGCGCGGGTACTCGGCCTCGATGTCGGCCAAGATTTCCTCGCGCAGGGCTTCCTCGTCGGCCCCTTCGACGGGGACGACGAAGGCGACGGGGCGCTCCTGCCAGCGCTCGTGGGGCACGCCGATGACCGTCGCCTCGGACACGTCGTCGTGGGCCATCAGCGCGTTTTCGAGTTCGAGCGAGGAGATCCACTCCCCGCCGCTCTTGATGACGTCCTTCGCTCGGTCCACGATTTTGATGTAGCCGTCCGTATCGACCGTCACCACGTCGCCGGTCTTGAGCCACCCGTCCTCGAACTCCTCCTCGTTGGCTTCCGGGCGCTCGAAGTACGATTGGGTCACCCACGGACCCCGGATGTAGAGTTCGCCGAAGTCCTCGCCGTTCCACGGCACCTCGTTGCCGTCGTCCTCCACGACCTTGAACTCCAAGCCGGGCACGATGAGGCCCTGCTTGCCGCGCTTCTCGTAGCGAGCGTCGGCGTCCCAGTCCTCCATGCCGGCCTTGAGGTGCGAGACGCTCCCGATGGGAGCGGTCTCGGTCATGCCCCACGCGTGAAGCACGTCCACGTCGTACTCCTCGTCGAAGCGCCGGATGACCGCCTCGGGCGCGGCGCTCCCGCCGATGACGATGGTCTCCAGCGACGAGAGGTCGGCGTCGTTCTCGTCCAGATACTCCAGCAGACCGAGCCACACCGTGGGTACGCCCGCGGTGAACGTGACGCCCTCCTCCTCGATGAGCGTCGCCAAGTCCGCCGGTTCGGGTGCCGGGCCGGGGTAGACGTGCTTGGCTCCCGCCGCGGTCGCGGAGTAGGGCATCCCCCACGCGTTGACGTGGAACATCGGCACGACCGGCATGATGACGTCCGACTCGTCGAATTCGAGACCTTGAGGCGTCAGCGTCGCCATCGTGTGCGACCAGAGCATCTGCTGGGTGTACTCGACGCCCTTCGGCTTGCCGGTCGTCCCGGAGGTGTAGCACATCCCGGCCTTCGTGTCGGCCGAGAGGTCCGGCCAGTCGTACTCCGTGGATTCGTCACCGACGAACGACTCGTAGTCCGTAATCGGTTCGAGCGACGTGTCAGGCACCTCCTCGCCCATCACGACGAACTGCTCGACGGCCTCGAAGGCCTCGGAGTCGGCGGGACCCTCTAACTTCTCCACCAGAGAGGGGTCCACGAAGATGAGCCGGTCGTCCGCGTTCTCCACGATGTACTCGATGTGATGGTCGGGAAGGAGCGGGTTGATGGTGTGCAGTTGCGCGCCGGAGTTGGGTACGCCGAAGTACGTCTCGAAGTGGCGGTGGTGGTTCCAACAGAACGTCGCTACCCGGTCGCCCGACGCGACGCCCGCCGAGTCGAGCGCGTTCGCTAACTTGCCGGTCCGGTCCTCGAACTCGGCGTAGTCGTATCGCTCGATTCCTCGTCCGGTCCGAGAGACGATTTCGGTGTCCGGGTACATCTTGGCCGCGCGCCAGAGAAACGGTCGAAGCGTGGGGTCAGTTCCGCCCATACACCTCGTCCGTACTTCGATACCTTATGGCTTGTTACAATATCTCAACCAAAGTCTCGGAAATCAGAATCGTTAACCGCAGGGTGTAGCAACCAACAGATAGTCGTGACAGAGGGCGAGTCGTTCCGCGTCGATATGCACGTCAAGGTGCTGGACCAGCGAGTCGTCGAACGAGCGAAGGCCCGCGGACTGGACGCGCTGGTCTACGCGCCCCACTTCGAGCGCCTGCCGAGCGTCCGCGAGGCGGCCGCCCGGTACTCCGACGACGACCTGCTCGTCGTCCCCGCCCGCGAGGTGTTCACCGGGACGTGGCAGAACCGCAAGCACCTGCTGGCGCTCGGCCTCGACGACCTGGTGCCCGACTTCATACCTCTCGACGCCGCGCTCGACGAGTTCGACCGGCAGGACGCCGCCGTCCTCGCGCCTCACCCCGAATTCCTCAACGTCAGCGTCTCGCGCGAGGACCTCGCGGCCTACGCCGACCGCATCGACGCGGTCGAGACCTACAACCCGAAACACTGGCCGCACCACAACCAGCGCGCCCGCGAAATCGCGGCCGAGTTCGACCTCCCGTCGTTCACCTCGTCGTACGCTCACCTCCGGACCTCCGTCGGCGAGGCGTGGACCGAGTTCGACCGGGCGCTCGACTCGGCGGGCGAACTGGTCGCCGCGCTCAAAGAGGGCGTTCCGCGCAGAATCGTCCGCCGATCGGGGTGGCGCCACGAACTCCGCTGTGCCGCGGAGTTCGCCCACCTCGGCTGGGAGAACTCCTACGAGAAGATAGACCGCCTCTTCCTCTCGGGGACGGAACCGACCCACCCCGACCACATCGCCTACGACGACCGCTTCGAGGGCGTCTACTAAACTCCCCCGACCGTCGTCGGTCGCTACACCAACCCGCTCACGGTCGCCGAGAGGTCCTGAATCGGAAGTTGCAGGTGGACGACTGCGGCGACGAGCGCGACCTCCAGAACCGAGATGGCGACCGTGACGATGCCGGCGCGCTCGCTGGAGACCGCGACGCCGACCGGCAGGCCGTACTCCTTCGTGTAGGGGTAGAACAGCGCGATGCCGCGCTTGCTCCCCACCACGTCCAGCACGTAGTGAGTCGCCACGCCTATCCAGACGAAGTGGAGGTTGTTGAAGAACACCGTGTAGCCGTAGATTATCGCCAGCACGGGCAGGTTGTGGAGCGTCTTGCGGTGCTTGCCGAACGCGGTGTCCACGTCCGGGAACAGCGCCCCGAGGATTATCGGCACGGACATCTCGGCGATGGCCCGGAACGTCGGCACGTCGCCCGCGGGATAGAAGACGTACCCCAACCCGATACTCAACAGCACGGCGTTCAGAACGTGTCCCTCCTTGTTCATGGCTTGTCCTCGGTCACGTCCGACTGTTCGCTGGCGGTGACTCAAACGTTTCCGTCGAGTGTCTGACGCCCGTCTTGCGCTCGACTCGACCGACCCACGGCGAACGCTCTGCGACGCCAACCACCAGCAGACGCTCGGTGACGCAGACCACCAGCGAACGCTCGGCGAAACACAGAACTCGTCTGGGTGGACTGAAAGGGGCCGCGCGGTCGCGGTCACGCGAGCGAAGCGAACGAGATCCTCGAGAATCGGAGATTTTCGGGCTGTGGCGAATCTTCGATTCGCAACACCTCGGAAGACGCACGCCTGCGTGGTTCGAGAGCAACGCTCTCGTCATCCCGGAAATCGAAGATTTCCGGAGACAACGGAGTGAGCAGGAACGTCTTCCGGTGGCGAGCGCGCGGGGGCTTTCTACAACGTTCCAGTCCCTCGTCTCTCTCGATTCCTACTCGCCTCGATTGAAACACAGAACGTACCAACTACTCGGATTCCACTTCACCCAGCACGTCGAGAAGCGCCTGCCGAGCGATTTGGGCTTTAATCGCCGCCCTGTCGCCGTCGAACTCGTAGCGCGAGACCGCGCTGTAGGACTCCTGCGTGCCCCAGTCGCCGGCGTAGGCCACGCCCACGAACACCGTGCCGACCGGTTTCTCGTCGCTCCCGCCGGTCGGTCCGGCGATGCCGGTGGTCGCCACGCCCCACGTCGTTCCGGCGGCGTCGCGGACCCCGCGGGCCATCTGGCGCGCGACCGGTTCGCTGACCGCGCCGTGCTCGTCCAGTTCTTCGCGGGCGACGCCGAGGTCCTGCAACTTGGCGTCGTAGGAGTAGGTCACGAACCCGCGGTCGAAGTAGTCGCTCGACCCCGGCACGTCGGTCAGCATCGACCCGACGAGTCCGCCCGTGCAGGACTCGGCGACGGCGACGGTCTGGTCGCGCTCGCGCAGGGCGTCTCCGATGCGCTCCTCGACTGGTGGCTGGTCGGCCTCCTCGCTCATACGGGAACCGAGGGCGCCCACTCGAAAGAAGGCAGCGGGAGACGCGAGCGTCCGGCCCGAGAGCGCGTTTCCGAAGGTTTCTCGACGCCGAGCACCGACGAGACGCACATGCAGTACCACGTGGACGGCGAGTTGGTGCCCGTCGAGGAGGCCACTGTCAGCGTCCGGAACCGCGGATTCATGTACGGTGACGCCGCGTTCGAGACCGTTCGAGTCTACGGCGGCGAGGTCTTCGAGTGGCGGGCCCACGCCGACCGACTCCGCCGGACCTGCGACGCGCTCGCGCTCGACCACGGTCTCTCGGACGACGAGTTGCGGGACCGAATCCGCGAGACGCTCCGGGCGAACGACCTCGACGACGCCTACGTCAAACTCTCCGTCTCGCGGGGCGTCCAACCCGGCAAACTCTCGCCCGGCCCGGTCGAGGACCCCACCGTGGTCGTCTACGTCGCCGACCTCCCGCGCGGCGGGCGACCGGACCGGGGCAAGGAACCGGTCTGGGACGGCCCGGCGACCGCCGCGGTGGTCGAGACCCGCCGGATTCCCGACGCCGCGCTCCCGGCCCACGCCAAGACTCACAACTACCTGAACGGGATTCTCGCGCGACTCGAACTCGGCGACGAGGTTGACGAAGCGGTCGTGCTCGACTCGGACGGCAACCTTGCGGAGGGCGCGACCAGTAACCTGTTCTTCGTGCGCGACGGCGTCCTGCACACGCCGAGCCTCGACGGGCCGATTCTGCCGGGCGTGACGCGCCGAGTCGTCCTCGAACTCGCCGAGTCGAAGGGGATTCCCGTCGAAGAAGGCACCTACGACCCGGCCGACCTCCGGAGCGCGGACGAGGCGTTCCTGACGAACTCGACGTGGGAGCTTCGGCCGCTCGCGGCGGTCGAAGGGACGGACGGCGAGTCGGGAGACGATTCCGCCGAACTCGGCGCGGGACCCGTCACCGAGCGACTCACCGACGCCTTCGACGCGCGAGTCGAGAGCGAACACTACGAGTGAGGAAGTACCGGGGCGGGACGAGACGTGCCGGGCCGGGTCAGAGGTAGTCGAACTCGCGGCCGGCGTCGGTCCCGTAGCCCTCTCGCTCGTGTGCCCACTCGAAGGGGTGTTCGTCGCGGCGCTCGGCGAGGAACTCCACGATTCGGTCGGCCACGTCGTTTCCGTAGAGGTTCGGTCCCGCGGCCATCCGTCGGCGGGTCTCGTCGTCCTCGTAGACGTGTTCGACCATCTCGCGTACGAAGCGCCCCGAAATCGGCGGGACGAGCAGGTTGGTGTTCGCGTCGAAGACCGTCTCGGGTCGGTCGGTGTTGAACCGCAGGGTGAAACACAGCGCCTCGTCGATGTGGTTCAACTCCTCTTGCATGCTCCCGGAGTCGGTCACCTCGGCGAAACACTGACCGGATTCGAGGAACTCGTAGACGTGGGCGTGCTTCTTCCAGAGGCCGGTGAACAGGAAGTTGTCGTTCCCGTCGGCGAGTTCGAGGAGTTTCTCGCGGAGACCGTACTCCCGGAGTGCGACCTCGGTCGCGTTCAGTTCCACGAAGTTGACGTTGTGGCCGTCCTCCACGAGACCGACCACCGCGTCCACGATACTCTCGAAGCGCTCGGGCAGGAGGTTCGCCCGCCTGTGTACGTCCACCCGAATCCAGTCGTCGCGCTCCTCCAGTACGGGGTACACGTCGAAGACGCTCTCGTCTACGTCGGCGTCTTTCTTCATCTCGATGGCGTCCACTACGGAGTTGCCGACGACCGGAATTCGCTCGCGGCCCGCGACCGACTCGGGGTACCCCTCGTCGCGGAGGTGGTCGCGGTTGAGTTCGGTCGGCGCGAAGTGGTAGAGCGAGGCCGCCGACCCGACGAACGTGTCGTACTGCTCGGGGAACGGTTCGGCGCGGTTGCGCTCCCACTCGCCGTCCCACTGCCGGGCGACGACGGTCGCGGGGTCGGCGTCCGCGTCGAGCGAAACGGGTGCCATCCCGCGGAGTCCCGCCTCGTTGTGGGCGACGCGCTGGTTCGTGGCGAACAGCCACGCCTGCGGGACGACCCCCGCCGCCAGCGTGTCGCCGTGGACTATCGGCAGGACGGTCGTGTCGGGATAGCGGTCGTCCAGCACCTCCGCGAATCGCTTTATCCGGGTCATGACCTGCGCGGTCTTCTCCGAGAGGTCGCCGCGAATCCCGAGGTCCACGGCGACGCGCTCCTCGATGCCGTACTCCGCGAGACCGTGACCCAGCAAGTCGTCGTAGTGCTGGCCCGTGTGCAGGACGAAACACGGCAGGTCGCGCTCGTCGGCCGCGGGGACCAGCGGCGCTTGCTTGTAGAAGTCCGGTTTGGTGGCGGTCACGACAGCCAGAGCGTAGTCGCCCCGCTCCATCTGGGTGGCGAGGCGGTCGTCGTGTATCTCCATCTCCGTCGGTTCGCTCATCGTGTCAGACGTTCAGACGACCCCGGTTAGTAGCTTCTCATCTCCGAACGGAAGCGTTCTTGAGTACCGACCGACTACCGGCGAGTCGATGGACGAGGACAGCGCGATTTCGGACGTGACCGAGGTCCCCGCCGACTCGACGCTCCTGTTCACTGTCCGGGACGGCTTGGACGAGCGCGAGGCTATCCTGACGAGAAACAGCGAGGGCGAGGTGACTGCATTCGAGAACTACTGCCAGCACTGGACCGACGTGCGACTCGACAGGGGGAGCGGCGCGACCAAGCGCGACGGCGAACTTGTTTGTGGCAAGCACGGCGCGCTCTTCGAGGCAGATTCGGGCTGTTGCACCTACGGTCCCTGCGAGGGCGCGGTCCTCGAAGAGGTCGCGGTGGCCGTCGAGAACGGCACGGTCTATCTCACCGACGACGACTACGAGTTCGTGGAACTCGGCTCCACCAAGGAGTACGACCTGTCCTCGAACCGCTCCTTGGGTTTCGATTGAAACTTTTGTTGCTGGAGAAATCGCGGCGAAACCGCGGTTTCTCCCTGACAAACTTTTACGAAAATCGCCGTCAGAGCGAAGCTCTGACGAGCAGTCGGTGACTCGGTTCCCGGTGACACTGCGGTCACTTCGGTTTCTCGCTTACGGTCGGAACGCCGGTACTCACGGCACCCAAACCGCGCCAGCGCCGCAAACCACAACAGCGCCGCAAACCACAACAGCGCCGCAAACCACAACAGCGCCGCAAACCGCGCCAGCGCCGTAACTGTAACCTCTTCACCCGATTCTGAATTCGGGTTCCTCGATGGCCTCGTTCTTGCAGTCGGGGCACCGCGACGGGCGGTTAGCCGGGTCGTCGAAGTCGCTGAAACCGCACTCCCGACACTCCGGGGGCGCGACAAGCAGTTGCTCGTCGTCGCCGGCCGACAGCGACTGCGCGACGTGGCGGACGTGGTCGATGGCGGCGCTCGCGGTCACGTCGAACTCGACGGCCAGCGCGCTCGGCGAGGCGGCCGTCTCGCGGAGGTGGGCGGCGATTCGCTCGCGGGTGGTCTCGTCGGCCTCACGCATGCAGTTGCGTCGCCGCTGGTCGAATATAACCCTTTCCCGCGGGGGTGGCTTTATGTACTCGGGGTGACTAATTTCCTGCGGACTGCCGCATGAGTGAACCTGACACACGAACGCCGCTCCCCGAGTACACTCGGCAACTGGAGGCTATCGTCGAGAGCAGTACCGACGCCATCCTCGTCAAGGACGTCGAGGGGCGGTACCGGTTCGCCAACGAGGCCGCGGCGGA
Protein-coding sequences here:
- a CDS encoding PHP-associated domain-containing protein — its product is MHVKVLDQRVVERAKARGLDALVYAPHFERLPSVREAAARYSDDDLLVVPAREVFTGTWQNRKHLLALGLDDLVPDFIPLDAALDEFDRQDAAVLAPHPEFLNVSVSREDLAAYADRIDAVETYNPKHWPHHNQRAREIAAEFDLPSFTSSYAHLRTSVGEAWTEFDRALDSAGELVAALKEGVPRRIVRRSGWRHELRCAAEFAHLGWENSYEKIDRLFLSGTEPTHPDHIAYDDRFEGVY
- a CDS encoding aminotransferase class IV, with translation MQYHVDGELVPVEEATVSVRNRGFMYGDAAFETVRVYGGEVFEWRAHADRLRRTCDALALDHGLSDDELRDRIRETLRANDLDDAYVKLSVSRGVQPGKLSPGPVEDPTVVVYVADLPRGGRPDRGKEPVWDGPATAAVVETRRIPDAALPAHAKTHNYLNGILARLELGDEVDEAVVLDSDGNLAEGATSNLFFVRDGVLHTPSLDGPILPGVTRRVVLELAESKGIPVEEGTYDPADLRSADEAFLTNSTWELRPLAAVEGTDGESGDDSAELGAGPVTERLTDAFDARVESEHYE
- a CDS encoding acyl-CoA dehydrogenase family protein codes for the protein MELLADDIVPEYARDVKHEAREFAEEYIAPNAEEYFREATYPEDILEAGQDAGLVAQDLGEDLGGRGFDVVQMLAVAEEWFRADAGIALTLQLASFGAEIVEAHGTDDQKEEYLRPVAEGDQITGLAVSEPDTGSDLSGMQTTAEKDEETGEWVLNGEKYWIGNGVEGDWLTVYARTGDDEDNRYGNHSLFIVPTDTEGYDAEHIPEKMGMRASKQAHIVFDDCRIPDENLVGYEGAGFMLLAEFFNHGRTVVAGHGLGLAAAAIEEAWEFVHGREEFGRTIADFQAVQHGLADMRMEFESARALTYRAAEKVRDGDDAGLWAAMAKTKATEVATDCAEQGMQFHGGRSILTDRRIARVYRDVRIPVVYEGANEIQRNLIYRQS
- a CDS encoding transcriptional regulator, coding for MREADETTRERIAAHLRETAASPSALAVEFDVTASAAIDHVRHVAQSLSAGDDEQLLVAPPECRECGFSDFDDPANRPSRCPDCKNEAIEEPEFRIG
- a CDS encoding Rieske (2Fe-2S) protein; amino-acid sequence: MDEDSAISDVTEVPADSTLLFTVRDGLDEREAILTRNSEGEVTAFENYCQHWTDVRLDRGSGATKRDGELVCGKHGALFEADSGCCTYGPCEGAVLEEVAVAVENGTVYLTDDDYEFVELGSTKEYDLSSNRSLGFD
- a CDS encoding metal-dependent hydrolase, which produces MNKEGHVLNAVLLSIGLGYVFYPAGDVPTFRAIAEMSVPIILGALFPDVDTAFGKHRKTLHNLPVLAIIYGYTVFFNNLHFVWIGVATHYVLDVVGSKRGIALFYPYTKEYGLPVGVAVSSERAGIVTVAISVLEVALVAAVVHLQLPIQDLSATVSGLV
- a CDS encoding long-chain fatty acid--CoA ligase — encoded protein: MGGTDPTLRPFLWRAAKMYPDTEIVSRTGRGIERYDYAEFEDRTGKLANALDSAGVASGDRVATFCWNHHRHFETYFGVPNSGAQLHTINPLLPDHHIEYIVENADDRLIFVDPSLVEKLEGPADSEAFEAVEQFVVMGEEVPDTSLEPITDYESFVGDESTEYDWPDLSADTKAGMCYTSGTTGKPKGVEYTQQMLWSHTMATLTPQGLEFDESDVIMPVVPMFHVNAWGMPYSATAAGAKHVYPGPAPEPADLATLIEEEGVTFTAGVPTVWLGLLEYLDENDADLSSLETIVIGGSAAPEAVIRRFDEEYDVDVLHAWGMTETAPIGSVSHLKAGMEDWDADARYEKRGKQGLIVPGLEFKVVEDDGNEVPWNGEDFGELYIRGPWVTQSYFERPEANEEEFEDGWLKTGDVVTVDTDGYIKIVDRAKDVIKSGGEWISSLELENALMAHDDVSEATVIGVPHERWQERPVAFVVPVEGADEEALREEILADIEAEYPRWWTPDELVFIDEVPKTATGKFDKKVLREEYSDESLVEGRVPEEAAPDEE
- a CDS encoding CinA family protein, coding for MSEEADQPPVEERIGDALRERDQTVAVAESCTGGLVGSMLTDVPGSSDYFDRGFVTYSYDAKLQDLGVAREELDEHGAVSEPVARQMARGVRDAAGTTWGVATTGIAGPTGGSDEKPVGTVFVGVAYAGDWGTQESYSAVSRYEFDGDRAAIKAQIARQALLDVLGEVESE
- a CDS encoding UDP-N-acetyl glucosamine 2-epimerase encodes the protein MSEPTEMEIHDDRLATQMERGDYALAVVTATKPDFYKQAPLVPAADERDLPCFVLHTGQHYDDLLGHGLAEYGIEERVAVDLGIRGDLSEKTAQVMTRIKRFAEVLDDRYPDTTVLPIVHGDTLAAGVVPQAWLFATNQRVAHNEAGLRGMAPVSLDADADPATVVARQWDGEWERNRAEPFPEQYDTFVGSAASLYHFAPTELNRDHLRDEGYPESVAGRERIPVVGNSVVDAIEMKKDADVDESVFDVYPVLEERDDWIRVDVHRRANLLPERFESIVDAVVGLVEDGHNVNFVELNATEVALREYGLREKLLELADGNDNFLFTGLWKKHAHVYEFLESGQCFAEVTDSGSMQEELNHIDEALCFTLRFNTDRPETVFDANTNLLVPPISGRFVREMVEHVYEDDETRRRMAAGPNLYGNDVADRIVEFLAERRDEHPFEWAHEREGYGTDAGREFDYL